The following proteins are encoded in a genomic region of Macrobrachium rosenbergii isolate ZJJX-2024 chromosome 31, ASM4041242v1, whole genome shotgun sequence:
- the LOC136855327 gene encoding uncharacterized protein — protein MSAHTWGEDPRGIWKLEITDMTAKDEHGTIGEIKLVLHGTKDVPEHLQRARSYKIPFEEDAEDSKTDEEGLLSRGLTAEALRTLPWEKLVELLQHRTRSTFSGDDLRLLLRENRLHKALQNVQSEHNRIASYDSDWRTLLDEVLSRK, from the exons ATGTCTGCCCACACGTGGGGTGAAGATCCCAGAGGTATCTGGAAGCTTGAAATCACTGACATG ACAGCTAAAGACGAACACGGAACAATTGGGGAGATAAAGCTGGTCCTTCATGGCACAAAGGACGTCCCAGAGCATCTGCAGAGGGCCAGGTCCTACAAAATTCCCTTTGAG GAAGACGCAGAGGACAGCAAAACAGACGAGGAGGGACTCCTGAGCAGGGGTCTCACAGCAGAGGCACTGAGAACCTTGCCCTGGGAGAAGCTGGTGGAACTCCTCCAGCACCG GACCAGGTCAACATTCTCAGGGGATGACCTGAGGTTACTTCTGAGGGAGAACCGCTTACACAAGGCACTTCAGAACGTCCAGTCAGAACACAACCGGATTGCCAGCTATGATTCTGACTGGAGGACGCTTCTGGATGAAGTGTTATctcggaaataa